The sequence CTCCCCCTCTACTCTCCGCATGGCCTTTCTTACAGGGGAGCCTCCACCTCGCCCTCCTCAGCCTGCCATCTTCACTCAGAGTAAGTGGGGCTGCTCTCGGTGCCTTGGCCCCCGTCCCGCCCCCTCTCACTTCTCATTCCTCTCCTCCTGGAAGGTACAGAGCCCTGGCCAGCCGGCTGGCTGGGAGGGGAAGCGGGTGTGTGCTGTGAGCTTTTGCTGCTGACCTGGCCCGGCAtgcctgcctctccccccacccccaaacgtCTGGGCTTCTGGAACAAGTGTATGATCCTGGCGCCCACTTCGCCTCTGTCCACTGTTGCCTGGCCCTGCCTCACTTCCTGTGGGACCTGCAGAGGCTGTGTGGGCTCTCGTGCCAGTTGATCAGGAGCTCCGTCCTCTCTTAAGGATATAGCTCCCGTTGCTCTTGATGGTGGGAGACTGCCCACGGTCCCCTGCCTGCACTAACGGTGTGCCGTAATCGGGTAGGGATTACTAACTAGGGCTCAGGAGCAGGGGTGTTTGGGGTCTTGTGCTGACAGGGGGTGTCAGAGGCTGGCAGGTGTGCGGTGTTCCCTGCTCTAGCGGAGATGGAGGCAGGAGCTCACCAGACCCCCTAGAGGGCTGCCAGTATCCAGAGTAGGTTCTGCCCTCCTGTTTGAGAAGGGTCTGTGAGCATAGAGAACACTGGCAGCTGAGGGCTGACCTCCAGGGGAACTGGGAGTGGGGAGCTGGTGGGGGATACCTGGATGCCTTCCCCACACCCCACCTTTTCCTATCCCCCCACCTAACCCTGCCTCCCTGTTGGGGCCTCCCTTCCATCGCAGAACCAACCTACGACCCTGTGAGTGAAGACCAAGACCCCCTGTCAAGTGACTTGAAGAGGCTGAGCCTGCGGAAGCCAGGGCTGCCCCGTGGGCTGTGGCTAGCGAAGCCCTCAGCCCGGGTGCCGGGTACCAAGGCAGGCCGTGGCAGCGGTGAGATCACGCTCATTGACTTCAGCGAGGAGCCTGTAGCCCCGGCCCCTCGCCCCTGTGCACCCTCACTGGCGCAGCTGGCCATGGACGCCTGTTCCTTGCTGGATAAGACCCCGCCGCAGAGCCCCACGCGGGCACTGCCCCGGCCCCTGCATCCCACGCCTGTGGTGGACTGGGATGCACGCCCgctgcccccacctcccgcctATGATGACGTGGCCCAAGATGAGGATGACTTTGAGGTCTGCTCCATCAACAGCACCCTGGTGGGTGCAGAGGTCTCTGCTGGGTCCAGCCAGGGTGAGACCAATTATGCCTTCGTGCCTGAGCCGGcacagctcctccctcccctggagGACAATCTGTTCCTCCCACCCCAGGGTGGGGGCAAGCCACCCAACTCAGCCCAGACAGCAGAGATCTTCCAGGCACTGCAGCAGGAGTGCATGCGGCAACTACAGGTCCCTGCCAGCTCTCTTGTCCCCTTGCCCAGCCCTGGGGCTGATGACAAGCCCCAGGTGCCCCCTCGGGTACCCATCCCCCCAAGGCCCACACGCCCTCGTGGTGAGCTGTCTCCAGCCCCCTCAAGTGAGGAGGAGATGGGGCGGTGGCCTggacctgcctcccctccccgggTGCCTCCGCGGGAGCCCCTGTCCCCACAAGGCTCAAGGACCCCTAGTCCCCTGGTGCCACCTGGCAGCTCCCCGCTGCCACCCCGGCTCTCAAGCTCACCTGGGAAGACCATGCCCACCACCCAAAGCTTTGCCTCAGACCCCAAGTATGCCACACCCCAGGTGATCCAGGCACCTGGCCCCCGGGCCGGCCCCTGCATCTTACCCATTGTCCGAGATGGCAAGAAGGTCAGCAGCACCCACTACTACCTGCTACCTGAGCGCCCACCCTACCTGGAGCGCTACCAGCGCTTCTTACGTGAGGCCCAGAGCCCTGAAGAGGCAGACCCGATGCCTGTGCCCCTgctgctgccccctcccagcaccccagcccctgctgccCCCACTGCCACTGTTCGACCAATGCCACAGGCGGCCCCGGACCCCAAGGCCAACTTCTCCACCAACAACAGCAACCCAGGGGCCCGGCCACCAGCCCTGAGGGCCACTGCTCGTCTGCCACAGAGGGTCTGCCCCGGGGAAGGGCCAGAGGCTGGATGCCCAGCAGACAAGATCCAGATGGTGAGTAGTGGGCCTGGCTGCAGGGTGAGGAGGGTCAGGGGCCCAAGGGACCCAGCAGAAGGGGCCTGAGTCGTGTTGACGGTGGGTGGGTGTGCCCAGCTACAGGCCATGGTGCATGGGGTGACCACAGAGGAGTGCCAGGCGGCCTTGCAGAGCCACAGCTGGAGCGTGCAGAGGGCTGCCCAGTATCTGAAGGTACCATACCTCCTGCCTGCTCTGGCTTTCAGGGACCCTGAAGACTGGGTCTGCAGCTCTCCTCCCACTCACCCCCTCCCGACCCCGCTCCCTGGCTCTCCTCGGCCCTGCCCTTGTCTGGCGCCCCGCAGCCCCAGCGTGTCCCATGGCACCACCTTCTGCTCTTCAGGTGGAGCAGCTATTTGGGTTGGGTCTGCGGCCCCGAGGCGAGTGCCACAAAGTGCTGGAGATGTTCGACTGGAACCTGGAGCAGGCGGGCTGTCACCTGCTGGGCTCCTGCGGCTCCGCCCACCACAAGTGAGCAGCCCCACCCTCCACAAGTGAGCCTGCACCTGCCACCTCCTGTCCCTGAGGGTGTCAAGGCCAGAGACTCAGGGGTCCCcagccaggaggagggaggggcctgaTCCCAGGATGGGCAGTTCTTTGCAGAAACAGTAATGGTAAAAGGAACTGGAGCCTCTCTTGGGTGCAGGGGCTTGCTTCCTGAGAGCGGCTCCAGTGAGCAGCAGTATAGGTAGGACTCACTGATTTAAACAGAAATGGCTTCCGTCTTCATTTcctatttcactttaaaataacagGGTTCTAATGCCTTTTGAAAtgtctaatttaaaaaatcctattactttgctataaaaattcatatatttatatataacaaaatatataatgtaaataacatatggaatatagaatataaatacataaaaatgaatgttttatcaAGTCAGAAAGTGGTGAAATCCCCCCGGGAGGCACCAGCAGGGTGTGGGCTTTCAGAGTCCTCTGGCGGCAGACAGCCTGAGTTAGGACCAGCCTTCTGCTCCCACGTGGCATCAGCTAATGCTACTTTCCTGATCTCTCAgggtcctcatctgtaaaatgtgtgtaaATGATAGTGCCTACCTCACAGAAGTGGTTAGAGGAGTGAATGAGGGTGGCATCTGACACCACACTGCAAATGTTTGGCCCAAGGGAGACCATCACTGAAGTTAGCCATTATCTCATGGTTATTCTTATGAATCTGCATCAGTAACTACAGATTAGTTACTGCTAACATTGTgcataataatttataatgttattctcttattttcagtTTATCAAAGTAAAGAAGGCATTCTAGGATGATAAATTCTAAAATCATTGCCTAGAACCGCCAGTTTTCGATAGAATTTGGCTGGCACTGAGAGGCCCTCTCACACCCAAGATTGTTGCACTATCCCCCTGTTGATGGAGGGCTTTCTGGTTGTTTCCCTCCTTTAGGCGCTGAGATATCTGGAAAGCCAGAGGGTCTCTGCCCTGAAGAAATCACTTGAGCCTGTCCATCTCACAAGGGCAGGGAGATGCCCTGCCTAGGTCTGAAGGACCTGCTGTACCTGCTGCTCCCAGTGGCAGAGTGAGGCTAAGGCAGCAGGAGGCTGGGAACCCTGCCTTGCCTGTCCCTTCCTCACCTGGCGCTGTCCCTACAACCTCAGAGCCCTCAGTGCCCCCCTGCTGAGGTACAAGAAGGAGCCTCTAGAAGGCAGGCCTGGGGGCAGCCTCAGCAGACCCTGCAGCTGACCTGCCTCTGGCTTCAGTCCCTGGTGGGGCCTGTGGCTGGAGTATGTCACCAAGCCCTGCTGGCGAGGACGCCAGGCTTGATCCGGGGCAAGAAGGATGTGTTGGCCACACAGAAAAGTGGGCCAGTaccaggcccagggctgggccttTTCCAGGGAGCCCCTGGCAGGCAGAGGGGTTGTCAGACAGAATGTGACTTGTGGCCTAACTATGGACATGGTATGGGATTGGTATGGCTGGTTTTAGGATCTTGTGCCTGGAGATAGCCTGAGGTGGCTCAGGTAACAGAGAAAGGGTGCCAGATCATTCTCTGGCAGGGACCAGGGCCCAAGGCCCCAGGGTTGGAAGGAGACCAAGGGGGCAGCTGCCCCAGAGGGACACCAGTGCTTCCTCTTGACCCAGCTTTTCCCCTGTGCTGTTACATGTTTTCCCACCAGTCTTTGTCGCCAAAGTTGCTGCCCCAGCCATGAATATCTGCTTCTCCCAGAGAAATAAAGttagtttctattttatgttACTTACTTGTGTCtgcctgtttctttccttcttgtccaGTCACCTGAGGCTCCTGGGCTCCCCAGCCCACTGCCATTTGTCCTGGACAGCAGGCTCTGTAGCACCACCTGTATAGACAGAGGGAGGGATTGCATGCCTAGTTTACCGTAAGGGGCTGGCAGAGGGCCTGATGGAGTCATGGACTCAGAATCCCCAGGTTTTCGCTCTGGAGTTTCCCTGAGGCAGGATATACTGCATGACAGAGTACACTAGCACAATTAACTGGAGTTAAGCCATAACATGAAAGGCCTGAATATgtataagtattttctttttctaataattcatgtgattcaaaattcaaaaagtacCAAAAACTATACAGTGACATTTCCCATTCCAGCTGCTAGCTCCCCTCTCCAGAGGCTGTTTCTCATCAGTTTCTcgtatgtttcttattttttttcatctacagTATTCTGTTTAtagtaattaatttatttatttttgctttatagggccgcacccacagcttatggagggtcgcaggcgaggggtcaaatcggagctacaactgccggctgcaccacagccacagaaacacaggatccaagccgcgtctgcgacgtacatcacagctcagggcaacgccagatccttaacccactgagcaaggccagggatcgaaccctcaacctcatcgttcctagtcggattcgttctactgttccacgacgggaactccacacctacAGTATTTTGAAGAGCTCTGTAGCCATACTGGAAGATCTTCCCCATTCTTGTTTAGGGTTGCATGGATATGGATGTACTATAACCTATTTAACCAGGCCtcttttgatggatatttggtGGTTTCCAGTCCTCTGCAGTTACAGCCATTTCAGCAATAAATGGCAGATGTGGGTTATACTTCATTTGGAAGGCAATCTGAAGGATGAGTTCCCAGAACTGGTGCTCCTGAGTCAGAGTGTGTAGTAATAAGGGATCCTGCCAACTTTCTCCCCATGGAGGAGGCTGTTCCCAGTATCACAGCCACCAGAGTATGTGAGAGCTTTCCACATGGTACCAGAACTTTCTGACTTTTGATAGTCTGACAGGTGGAAAATGGTGTGTCTGTAGTTTTTAATCTGCATCCctctaatgaatgaatgaacgtttttttaaaaatgttgtgctatttatatttcctttctatGAGATACCTATTGATAGCCCTGACCTActaaaaagttaaattaataaTCCATTTCTTACTGGTTTTTAGGAATTTACTGGATCAAGACATTTAGCCTTTTGTGCTTTGCCATATCATCTGAACTTTAGGAAAAGAGATAAATCATAAGAAAGGATGCTAACAGCTTGggtttattaaaaacaaagaccagaagttcccgtcgtggcacagtggttaacgaatccgactaggaaccatgaggttgcgggttcggtccctgcccttgctcagtgggttaaggatccggtgctgctgtgagctgtagtgaaggtcacagacatggctcggatcccacgttgctgtggctctggcataggccggcagctacagctccgatccgacccctcgcctgggaacctccatatgccgagggagcggcccaagaaatagcaaaagacaaaaaaaaaaacaaagaccattCAGGATGGGTCTGGGTTGCTCTCAGTATCTGGGGCTCAAAGCTGGCCTACATGGTGGTCCTGAGGCTTGGGAGGACTTTAGCCTTCAGATCCAAATGTGTTTTGTGTACACTGTTCATCAGGCAGGAATTAAATTCTATTTagctgcaatttttaaaaatcagtcaaaTGTGATATAGAATGGGCAAAGTATTAAGTTACCTTTGGGCATTGCTATTAGACCTGGATTCTATTCTTGGGAAAgtttcttaacctttctgagcctgtaAACTGGGGGAGAGTATTTATAGaatggttgtgaggattaagtgaggtcacataggtaaaacattttgctaagtgcATGGGCCATGATAAGCACCCAATAAATTATAATCATAATACGTTCTATTTCTTCATGTTCCTGCCTGTCCCTACCAATCAGTAGTTTACATTATACACAGAACAGTTCTGTGTGTACAACTGTCTTCTTTTCTGACCCACCCCCTTTGTGGAAACAATTTGTTCTTTTGCTACAAAGTCATTCCTATTTATAGATCATGGGCATTTTttaccccattaaaaaaaatgtcactgggggagttccctggtggcacagtgggttagggatctggcattgtccctgctgtggcttgggtttgattcctggtctgggaacttgagaatgctgcaggcatggccaaaaaaagtcattttttggtGGACGAAAGCAGAGCtaacacatttcaaaaatattttttgtaagtGGGATATGGAAGTATCTGGGGGTTTCTCAGGGGGTCAGGAGACCCAAGGTACTTTTCTTGTCAAACACACAGTTCCCTAAACCCTAGGGTTTCTTGCTGTTTTTCTCACTCCTCATCAGCCTGCCAGCTCTGCCAGCATCTCCTAGGTTTAGTGAAAAGATGGTAAGGGAAAATACTAAAAAGTCGACCCAGGTTTGTTTGCCAACATGGAGAATCAATAACTCAGTAAGAATTCATTGGGTACCTTCTTTGTGTCAAGCCCTGAAGAGGGGATACAAGTTGAACAATGTCTATGTCCCAGGGGATTATGATACTGCAGCAAGATGATGAGTGCTCTCAGATCATTATGTGCCAAGTGCCTTGGGATCAGAGGAGGTGGCTCCCCAGAGAAGGTGACACTGTGCTGACCTGATGGAGAAGAACAGGCATGTGCCGGGAAGGTGAGGCAGTATGAAAGCATGGCGGGTGTGGGGAACTGCACATGTAAAGGTGTGGAGACAAACTGGCCTGTCCTGGGTACTCAAGTTGGCAAGGCTAGCACCAGTCCTTCTGTTAAGCATCTGGAGTGGTTGCAGGGAGCTTTCGTGTGATCCTGGTGAGTGAGGCAGGCCTGGATCATGAAGCCGCTGGTGTGAAATGCTGAGTTACCTAATTTATAGACAAAGGGAGAtggcagagaagcagcagcagaggaATAATGTGGTTGGACCTGTGTTTTGAAGAGAGATGGCTGTGCTTAAAAGTGGCTTGCCTCTCCAGTGCAATTACAAGTGGAGGGAAGATCTAGCATATGTGCCTTACTGCACACTGGGAAAATAAAGGTGTTCTTAATCTGAAGCAAATTAACTTTTACAGAAATCTGAACTTTGGGAATAGAGGGACCACTAATTCCTGGAATCCTTGGGTAAAGCAGGGGTTCCTGAAAGCCAGTCCAGGGCCAGTGCTGGACTAGGGTCGAATTTTCACTGGCTTGTGGTGAAATGATAAGAACCAAGAAACTGGGTTTTTCTTAAAATTGCAAGGACTATCTTTATTCTGAGATCGTTTTGTCTTCCTACATTTTTGGTGTTGGAATGGCTATTCTTGGTGGTGACGGTAGAGGAAATGGTAGGTGGTAAATTTGTCTCCGTGCCCTTACATAGCAATGCTATGTCCGCACACCATCTCAAGAAATTATTGTGTAAACCATGATGCCTGAAATCTATCTTCATAACGCCTGGGCAAGAGTGCTTTTGTGTTGGGGAGCACCACCTATTGGCAATATGTGACATTACAGTCTCTTGGGCTAAATGTCATGATAAGGGGACAGAGGGATAAGATTGTATAGACATTGCCCAATAAATCAATTAGGTCCAAAAGGTCCTGGCCCAGGTTCTTGGGTGCTTAAAGGGCTCATTCCAGAAAAGCTTCAAGGGAAAGAACAGTTTACCCAACATCTGGAGCCAAACAGCGGCCACCTAGGATTAAATGCCAGGAAAAGGGACCAAGTGGGGGCTTTGAAGGAGCCTACCTGTAACCAAGGAAAGAAACTCTGGGCTACCTGGAAGGATGCTGGGGGCTCAAGGAAAACTCTGAGAAGGATGCAGGTGCCCTTTGGGAAGCCCCTACcctcactgtattttattttatttatttatttttattttattttttttgtcttttgttgttgttgttgctatttcttgggccgctcccgtggcatatggaggttcccaggctaggggttgaatcggagctgtagccaccggcctacgccagagccacagcaacgcaggatccgagccacgtctgcaacctacaccacagctcacggcaacgccggatcgttaacccactgagcaagggcagggaccgaacccgcaacctcatggttcctagtcggattcgttaaccactgcgccacgacgggaactcccctcactgtattttttaatgttgtttttatGATTGTCATATGTGTGCATTGTTGAACTAAGACTTCAGAAAAgcatgagaaaattaaaattacccgGAAAGCCACTCgaaattttgatgtattttcttccagtttttttttcctgtgcatatatattgtctttattgtggttttataaaaataaggtAATTTGGCTTGTACTGTTATATACCTGCCTTTTTTACTTAACGTTTGATACCATAAGCCGTCCTCTTTTTCAGCCaacctcgtggcatatggaagtttctgggccagggatcaaatctgagccacagatgtagcaacactggatccttaacccactgtgccaggccagggatcaaaccggcacccTCAGAGAGACAAGCTGGATAATTAGcgtgctgtgccacaatgggaactcccacaaacagttttctgtatctttaaattcattttctcaaagGATACTTAAACACTGCGTTTTTTCATTctatcaaaattaaatataaaaattctctaTTAACACAttattttgttaacatttttgttttgtgacaAATTATAGATATTGCTAAATGGCTTTTCAGAAAGATTTGTctcccttatttaaaaaaaacctatttttttttgttttttgtttttgttttttgtcttttctagggccgcttctgtggcatatggaggttcccaggctaggggtcaaatcggagctgcagccgccagcctatgccagagccacagcaacatgggatccgagccacgtctgcaacctacaccacagctcacggcaacgccggatcgttaacccactgagcgaggccagggatggaacccacaacctcatggttcccagttggattgttaaccacagagccacaacaggaactccaaaacctatgtTTTTAAAGAGAGGGCTTATATTTTGGagctttgtttaaaaatacttctgaatGAAGTGACCTGTTGAGAATAGTCCAGATGGTTGAAAGAGATAGGCCATGAGTTGATAATTGTTGGAGCTGGGGATGGAATATGAGGGCTCATTCTACTTAAGAGGGTGAATGAACTGTTCCAGgataaaaagctaaacaaaaatatatgcactCTTCAGGTAGGGACATTTTCACTGTCCCAACTATCTTCTCTGAAGCTGTCTCTTTGGAGTTTTCTCCCTTGGTTCTTGCTGCCACTACCAGGATGGCTCCCAGAATGCATGGTTTCCTCCTCTATGGCTCTGGCACCAGGTAGAGAGAATTGCTGCTGCCCTTTGTGAGGGAGAGACAAGGTGGAGCTTTACAAACCACTAGACCAAATTCTGAGGGAAACATCTCTAGTCCCATCATCACTAGCCTCACCACAGGCTGCATCTTGTGTGTTCACCCTTTATCCTAAGGTATCATTATCCTTGCTACTTAAAGGGTGGCATGAGGTAGGAAGAGCAGTGTTAGCACCATCTGGGAACCTGCTAGAAATGTAGAAGCCAGGCCCTACCCTGGACCTCCTGAACTGGAATCTCCATTCACCAGCATTCCCAGGGGAGCCTATCACATGATCAAGAGTGTAAAGCCTGGAAGTAAGGCAGCTCCACTCTAATCCCAAAGAGCTGGTGGGCCCTGGGTGGCCATGCCTGGGTCCAAGGACCCCTGATCCTCTCCCAGAAGGGGATGTCCTCCCTATGCATCCTTCCTGATGAACCATCGCCACTGTAACATCCCCCTCTTGAATAAACAATTAatcatttaaacatatatatcaacaaagtcctactatacagcacagagaactatattcaatgtcctatgataaatcataatggaaaaggacattttaaaaagagtatgtgtgtgtatacacataaatataatgGGATCACTTtggtgtatagcagaaattaatacacactgtaaatcaactatacttcaatacaaataAACACAGGGAGCAGGGTcaggatggtggaggagtaggacgTGGAACTCACCTtctccacaaacacatcaaaaataaccatctacatgtggaacaattttCACTGAACATCTACTGAACTGGCCTAAGACCTCAGACtgccaaaagggcaagaaaccctccaaataactgggtagaacaagaggggggaaaagagagagaaaagagaaaaaaaaggaatcaggacaggaccagaaCTCCTAAGAGGGAGCTGTTAAAAGAAATCTGGggcctgggaagccacctaactgatagGGAGATCAGCTGGGACAGAGGGGGAGGCTCAACGCCTCAGAGAAAAGAGCAGCAGCGGGTCTGAAGAGGGCAAGGCAGAGAGCGAATGGCAGAGACCACCTGTACCACCACCTAGCACACTACAGCCTGAGACATTCGGGAAGGGGCTGGGCACCGACACTAGGGCTATCGGGGAGAGGACTAGAGTtagctgtgtggaaacagcctgagtgGGGTAGGGAGTGGTGTGACACAGTGTGAGGAAGCCTGGGACCAtgagagaagcaaggcaccacttTTTGGGAGGATAAGAGGCAGAGGGGCAGGACCAGCATGGGAATTTTCTCTACACACAAATgggctctcaggcagcagggTGCCTCTTATGTGGACTATAGGAGTAggtgcaaaccactgcagtcatctCAAACTCCAGAGGTGGCTAAGGCCTGCCACCACTAAGGGTCCCaagaacaggcaccacctgtagccccagtcacctcaggggtcactGCCATGGAGGACTCTGCAACCGAACACCAACTGTTGTTCTCACCTCCCTGTGAATGCACACATCCTGCTGTGGCCACACCAAGGGCTCTGGGTGTGGGCCCTACTTCCCTCAGAGTCACTGCCACCACAGAGGGCTCTGCAACCAGGAACAGCCTGCATCTCCCACCTCCCCATGGATCCCCACCACTGCCAAGGACGTGGTAATCAGGTACCACATGCAGGGCGTCCCTCTGCACCCACCTCAGCACAGGCAGGCCATGCATCTGCACACCCCCTATTAAGGGGATAACAATCGGCACACActgagacagcaagcatccaaaccaaaagcagctctCACGGCAaaaaaatagtaagccctcacaagctacccagAAGCACTCCgtatataaatagccctccaagactacagtagataattgttttccctaaattcacagagtaagaaaaatataagcaaaatgaagaagcataggaaccactcccagttaaaagaacaggattcccctgaaggagcaaacaaggaaacagacctcGGCAGTCTAACAGGtatcaagttcaaaaaggaggtaatgaaaatactgaaggaaataagaacagatatcaacagtaatgcagattactttaaaaagaaatcagagggagttcccattgtggtgcagtagaactgaatccaactagtatgcatgagcatgcaggttcaatccctggcctcactcagtgggttatggacccagcattgctgtgagctgtggtgtaggtcacagatgtggttcggatcctgcattgctgtggctgtggtgtagcccagcagctgtagcttcaatatgacccctagcctgggaactcctatatgctgcgggtgcagccctaaaatgcaaaaaaaaaggggaggggactAGAAACTAtagggaggagccaagaaaaattaggaatttcatttgcagagatgaagtCTGACTTAAAgacattgaagagcagaatgaataatgtggaATCACAAATAAGAgacttagaagatagaataatgaaaatcacccaatcaggacagcagacagaaaacaaaataaaaaaaatgaaagcaatataagagacctatgggataatataaaggggGCCAaactacacataataggaattccaggagaagatggaaaagaagggggattgaaaatatatttgaagaaattgtgtctgaaacctttccaaatctaaagaaggaaacatatcaagatacaggaagaagagagggccccaaacaagctgaaaccaagacatattgtaataaaaacggcaaaagttcAAGATAAGaggaggattctaaaggcagcaagagaaaaacaaagacttaattataagggaacccccaaaaggctatcagttgatttatctgcagaaatgctacaggccagaagatggtggcaagatgtattcaaagttctaaaagggaaaaatttgcagcctagactACTCTACTcaacaagattatcatttaaaatagaaagaaaaataaagaattt is a genomic window of Sus scrofa isolate TJ Tabasco breed Duroc chromosome 13, Sscrofa11.1, whole genome shotgun sequence containing:
- the TNK2 gene encoding activated CDC42 kinase 1 isoform X6 — protein: MPAARRFPGLELSFPLLARLRRRLYTRLGSSSMQPEEGTGWLLELLSEVQLQQYFLRLRDDLNVTRLSHFEYVKNEDLEKIGMGRPGQRRLWEAVKRRKAACKRRSWMSKVFSGKRLEAEFPPHHSQSTFRKTSPTPGGPAGEGSLQSLTCLIGEKDLHLFEKLGDGSFGVVRRGEWDAPSGKTVSVAVKCLKPDVLSQPEAMDDFIREVNAMHSLDHRNLIRLYGVVLTPPMKMVTELAPLGSLLDRLRKHQGHFLLGTLSRYAVQVAEGMGYLESKRFIHRDLAARNLLLATRDLVKIGDFGLMRALPQNDDHYVMQEHRKVPFAWCAPESLKTRTFSHASDTWMFGVTLWEMFTYGQEPWIGLNGSQILHKIDKEGERLPRPEDCPQDVYNVMVQCWAHKPEDRPTFVALRDFLLEAQPTDMRALQDFEEPDKLHIQMNDVITVIEGRAENYWWRGQNTRTLCVGPFPRNVVTSVAGLSAQDISQPLQNSFIHTGHGDSDPRHCWGFPDKIDELYLGNPMDPPDLLSVELSASRPPQHLGRVKREPPPRPPQPAIFTQKPTYDPVSEDQDPLSSDLKRLSLRKPGLPRGLWLAKPSARVPGTKAGRGSGEITLIDFSEEPVAPAPRPCAPSLAQLAMDACSLLDKTPPQSPTRALPRPLHPTPVVDWDARPLPPPPAYDDVAQDEDDFEVCSINSTLVGAEVSAGSSQGETNYAFVPEPAQLLPPLEDNLFLPPQGGGKPPNSAQTAEIFQALQQECMRQLQVPASSLVPLPSPGADDKPQVPPRVPIPPRPTRPRGELSPAPSSEEEMGRWPGPASPPRVPPREPLSPQGSRTPSPLVPPGSSPLPPRLSSSPGKTMPTTQSFASDPKYATPQVIQAPGPRAGPCILPIVRDGKKVSSTHYYLLPERPPYLERYQRFLREAQSPEEADPMPVPLLLPPPSTPAPAAPTATVRPMPQAAPDPKANFSTNNSNPGARPPALRATARLPQRVCPGEGPEAGCPADKIQMLQAMVHGVTTEECQAALQSHSWSVQRAAQYLKVPYLLPALAFRDPEDWVCSSPPTHPLPTPLPGSPRPCPCLAPRSPSVSHGTTFCSSGGAAIWVGSAAPRRVPQSAGDVRLEPGAGGLSPAGLLRLRPPQVSSPTLHKR
- the TNK2 gene encoding activated CDC42 kinase 1 isoform X25, encoding MQPEEGTGWLLELLSEVQLQQYFLRLRDDLNVTRLSHFEYVKNEDLEKIGMGRPGQRRLWEAVKRRKAACKRRSWMSKVFSGKRLEAEFPPHHSQSTFRKTSPTPGGPAGEGSLQSLTCLIGEKDLHLFEKLGDGSFGVVRRGEWDAPSGKTVSVAVKCLKPDVLSQPEAMDDFIREVNAMHSLDHRNLIRLYGVVLTPPMKMVTELAPLGSLLDRLRKHQGHFLLGTLSRYAVQVAEGMGYLESKRFIHRDLAARNLLLATRDLVKIGDFGLMRALPQNDDHYVMQEHRKVPFAWCAPESLKTRTFSHASDTWMFGVTLWEMFTYGQEPWIGLNGSQILHKIDKEGERLPRPEDCPQDVYNVMVQCWAHKPEDRPTFVALRDFLLEAQPTDMRALQDFEEPDKLHIQMNDVITVIEGRAENYWWRGQNTRTLCVGPFPRNVVTSVAGLSAQDISQPLQNSFIHTGHGDSDPRHCWGFPDKIDELYLGNPMDPPDLLSVELSASRPPQHLGRVKKPTYDPVSEDQDPLSSDLKRLSLRKPGLPRGLWLAKPSARVPGTKAGRGSGEITLIDFSEEPVAPAPRPCAPSLAQLAMDACSLLDKTPPQSPTRALPRPLHPTPVVDWDARPLPPPPAYDDVAQDEDDFEVCSINSTLVGAEVSAGSSQGETNYAFVPEPAQLLPPLEDNLFLPPQGGGKPPNSAQTAEIFQALQQECMRQLQVPASSLVPLPSPGADDKPQVPPRVPIPPRPTRPRGELSPAPSSEEEMGRWPGPASPPRVPPREPLSPQGSRTPSPLVPPGSSPLPPRLSSSPGKTMPTTQSFASDPKYATPQVIQAPGPRAGPCILPIVRDGKKVSSTHYYLLPERPPYLERYQRFLREAQSPEEADPMPVPLLLPPPSTPAPAAPTATVRPMPQAAPDPKANFSTNNSNPGARPPALRATARLPQRVCPGEGPEAGCPADKIQMLQAMVHGVTTEECQAALQSHSWSVQRAAQYLKVEQLFGLGLRPRGECHKVLEMFDWNLEQAGCHLLGSCGSAHHK